A portion of the Rhodococcus pseudokoreensis genome contains these proteins:
- a CDS encoding AurF N-oxygenase family protein: MARSTLALGNPKLTDRQDTGARLLHSSARMSYDPTVEVDWDAPIPDDLYGLTPEWSSLYGTPMWDEMTFEQQIRLTKHEVSSIMGTGIWFEMILQQMVIRDMYAKDASQAHFQFALTEVADECRHSVMFARTAEKFGCPSYVPRKSVVTLGRGFKALASGEVAYAGILVAEEILDVMQRDWMKDTRVQPIVRVTSKIHVVEEARHMRFAREETLRRAEGMSRVHRAASRACIAIASNLIVSSMINPAVYAAAGLDTERAVREAKNNRFRAEKIRESSQPLMRFLDEADLLGGPSRRLYKRVNML, translated from the coding sequence ATGGCACGCTCGACGCTCGCTCTCGGCAATCCGAAGCTCACGGATCGCCAGGACACCGGCGCCCGGCTTCTCCATTCCTCCGCACGCATGTCGTACGACCCGACCGTCGAGGTGGACTGGGACGCGCCGATCCCCGACGACCTGTACGGCCTCACTCCCGAGTGGTCCTCGCTGTACGGCACGCCGATGTGGGACGAGATGACGTTCGAGCAGCAGATCAGGCTGACGAAGCACGAAGTGTCGTCGATCATGGGCACCGGCATCTGGTTCGAGATGATTCTCCAGCAGATGGTCATCCGGGACATGTACGCCAAGGACGCGTCGCAGGCACACTTCCAGTTCGCACTGACGGAGGTGGCCGACGAGTGCAGGCACTCCGTGATGTTCGCCCGCACCGCCGAGAAGTTCGGGTGCCCCTCGTACGTTCCGCGGAAGTCGGTGGTCACGCTGGGTCGCGGATTCAAGGCGCTCGCGTCGGGGGAGGTCGCGTACGCCGGCATTCTCGTCGCCGAGGAGATCCTCGACGTCATGCAGCGCGACTGGATGAAGGACACACGCGTCCAGCCGATCGTCCGCGTCACCAGCAAGATTCATGTGGTCGAGGAGGCCCGGCACATGCGCTTCGCCCGGGAGGAGACACTGCGCCGGGCCGAGGGCATGAGCAGGGTGCACCGCGCCGCGAGCCGCGCCTGCATCGCGATCGCGTCGAACCTGATCGTTTCCAGCATGATCAACCCAGCCGTCTACGCGGCCGCCGGCCTCGACACCGAACGCGCGGTGCGTGAGGCGAAGAACAACCGGTTCCGGGCCGAGAAGATCCGGGAGAGTTCGCAGCCGCTCATGAGGTTCCTGGACGAGGCCGATCTGCTGGGCGGTCCTTCCCGGCGGCTCTACAAGCGCGTGAACATGCTCTGA
- a CDS encoding CatB-related O-acetyltransferase has protein sequence MTLHPVSGQPRVVLLKPLIDNPLIEVGEYSYYDDPEFADEFETRNVLHHYGPDRLIIGKFCAFATGTTFIMNGANHRMSGVSTFPFPIMGGAWAEHADLIADLPSRGDTVVGNDVWIGGNATIMPGVHIGHGAIVSTGSVVTRSVPDYAVVGGNPAVHIKDRYSESDIAALVRIAWWDWPISVVTEHVRTIAAGTVEQLQEIADGLD, from the coding sequence ATGACACTGCACCCCGTTTCGGGTCAGCCCCGGGTGGTCCTGCTCAAACCCCTGATCGACAATCCGCTGATCGAGGTCGGGGAGTACAGCTATTACGACGATCCCGAGTTCGCGGACGAGTTCGAGACGCGAAATGTCCTGCACCACTACGGCCCGGATCGGTTGATCATCGGCAAGTTCTGCGCGTTCGCAACGGGGACGACGTTCATCATGAACGGCGCGAACCATCGGATGAGCGGCGTCTCGACCTTCCCCTTCCCGATCATGGGAGGCGCGTGGGCCGAGCATGCCGATCTGATTGCGGATCTACCGTCGCGCGGCGACACCGTAGTCGGCAACGACGTGTGGATCGGGGGCAACGCGACGATCATGCCCGGCGTGCACATCGGGCACGGCGCGATCGTGTCGACCGGGTCGGTGGTGACGCGGTCGGTGCCGGACTACGCCGTCGTGGGTGGAAACCCGGCAGTCCACATCAAGGACCGCTATTCGGAATCCGACATCGCCGCGCTGGTGCGGATCGCGTGGTGGGACTGGCCGATCTCCGTCGTCACCGAGCATGTGCGAACGATCGCCGCAGGCACTGTCGAGCAACTTCAGGAGATCGCCGACGGACTCGACTGA
- the fgd gene encoding glucose-6-phosphate dehydrogenase (coenzyme-F420) → MAHELKLGYKASAEQFGPRELVELGVLAERHGMDSATVSDHFQPWRHEGGHAPFSLAWMTAVGERTERLQLGTSVMTPTFRYNPAVVAQAFATMGCLYPGRIMLGVGTGEALNEIATGFAGEWPEFKERFARLREAVRLMRELWLGDRVDFEGDYFSTKGASIYDVPEGGIPVYIAAGGPVVARYAGRSGDGFICTSGKGMELYTEKLMPAVAEGAAKAERDVAEIDKMIEIKISYDTDPELALENTRFWAPLSLTPEQKHSIDDPIEMEKAADALPIEQVAKRWIVASDPDEAVAQIRPYLDAGLNHLVFHAPGHDQKRFLELFERDLAPRLRG, encoded by the coding sequence GTGGCCCACGAACTCAAGCTCGGTTACAAGGCGTCCGCGGAGCAGTTCGGTCCGCGGGAGTTGGTGGAGCTGGGTGTCCTGGCGGAGCGGCACGGCATGGATTCGGCCACGGTGTCGGATCACTTCCAGCCGTGGCGGCACGAGGGCGGTCACGCACCGTTCTCGTTGGCGTGGATGACGGCGGTGGGGGAGCGGACGGAGCGGTTGCAGTTGGGGACGTCGGTGATGACGCCGACGTTCCGGTACAACCCGGCGGTGGTGGCGCAGGCGTTCGCGACGATGGGGTGTCTGTATCCGGGGCGGATCATGCTCGGTGTCGGTACCGGTGAGGCGCTGAACGAGATCGCGACCGGTTTTGCCGGGGAGTGGCCGGAGTTCAAGGAGCGGTTCGCGCGGTTGCGGGAGGCGGTGCGGTTGATGCGGGAACTCTGGCTGGGTGACCGCGTCGATTTCGAGGGTGACTATTTCTCCACGAAGGGGGCGTCGATCTACGACGTGCCCGAGGGCGGGATCCCGGTGTACATCGCCGCGGGGGGCCCGGTGGTGGCCCGGTACGCCGGGCGTAGCGGTGACGGGTTCATCTGCACGTCCGGCAAGGGCATGGAGTTGTACACGGAGAAGCTGATGCCGGCGGTCGCCGAGGGGGCTGCCAAGGCCGAGCGCGATGTCGCGGAGATCGACAAGATGATCGAGATCAAGATTTCCTACGACACGGATCCGGAGTTGGCGCTGGAGAACACGCGGTTCTGGGCGCCGTTGTCGTTGACGCCGGAGCAGAAGCATTCGATCGACGATCCGATCGAGATGGAGAAGGCGGCGGATGCGTTGCCGATCGAGCAGGTGGCGAAGCGGTGGATCGTGGCGTCGGATCCTGATGAGGCGGTGGCGCAGATCCGCCCGTACCTCGACGCCGGGTTGAACCACCTCGTCTTCCACGCGCCCGGGCACGATCAGAAGCGGTTCCTCGAACTCTTCGAGCGCGACCTCGCGCCCCGGCTGCGGGGGTAG
- a CDS encoding YidH family protein gives MTDNDRPDERFTLASERTFLAWMRSSLALLAGGIAMIHLVPEFSTGWVRTTLGLILIGLAAAAALVGMRRWSQVEKALRDGAPMPPPHELWLFAVTLTVVALGAAVASLVAAL, from the coding sequence GTGACCGACAACGACCGGCCCGACGAACGTTTCACGCTCGCAAGCGAGCGGACGTTCCTCGCCTGGATGCGGAGTTCACTCGCGCTCCTGGCCGGTGGCATCGCGATGATCCACCTGGTCCCCGAATTCAGCACCGGGTGGGTGCGGACGACCCTCGGACTGATCCTGATCGGCCTCGCCGCCGCCGCGGCCCTCGTCGGCATGCGGCGGTGGTCGCAGGTCGAGAAGGCACTACGCGACGGCGCGCCGATGCCGCCGCCCCACGAGTTGTGGTTGTTCGCGGTGACCCTGACGGTGGTGGCACTGGGAGCGGCGGTCGCCAGCCTGGTGGCCGCGCTCTAA
- a CDS encoding alpha/beta hydrolase, with protein sequence MRPFEALRSAISLRVPAVMLLVFSAWAALGPSPASAEPRITRVDVYSESMGRWVANDVISPASGGPAPTFYLLTGIGGGSDGISWFNNTGVRDFFADKHVNVVMPIGGQYSMYTDWDSDDPVLGRNKWQTYLTSELPAAIDGRFATTGANAIGGVSMAGGAVLDLAIQAPGFYRAVGSYSGCAATSGLLGQAMVRSMVELRGGGNATNMWGPAVDPQWQVHDPMVNAERLRGTELFVSSGNGLPGGIDNHNPVLVVPQTIGGSVVEMVTNVCAAAFQSRLHSLQIPATFAYLSQGTHSWGLFETELRESWPVIGSAIGA encoded by the coding sequence ATGCGACCGTTCGAAGCTCTGCGATCCGCGATCTCTCTGCGTGTGCCGGCGGTGATGCTGCTGGTCTTCTCGGCGTGGGCGGCGCTCGGACCGTCGCCCGCTTCGGCGGAGCCGCGCATCACCAGGGTGGACGTCTATTCGGAGTCGATGGGCCGGTGGGTGGCCAACGACGTGATCTCTCCGGCATCGGGAGGTCCGGCGCCCACGTTCTACCTCCTCACCGGCATCGGCGGCGGCTCGGACGGGATCTCGTGGTTCAACAACACCGGTGTGCGGGACTTCTTCGCCGACAAGCACGTCAACGTGGTAATGCCGATCGGCGGGCAGTACAGCATGTACACCGACTGGGATTCCGACGACCCGGTCCTCGGCAGGAACAAGTGGCAGACGTACCTGACGAGCGAGCTTCCCGCCGCCATCGACGGCAGGTTCGCGACCACCGGGGCGAACGCCATCGGCGGGGTGTCGATGGCGGGCGGCGCGGTGCTCGACCTCGCGATCCAGGCCCCGGGGTTCTACCGGGCCGTCGGCTCGTACAGCGGGTGCGCCGCGACCAGTGGACTGCTCGGCCAGGCGATGGTGCGCTCGATGGTGGAATTGCGGGGCGGCGGCAATGCGACCAACATGTGGGGCCCTGCCGTGGACCCGCAGTGGCAGGTGCACGATCCGATGGTGAACGCCGAACGCCTGCGCGGCACAGAGCTGTTCGTCTCCAGCGGCAACGGACTTCCCGGCGGCATCGACAACCACAACCCGGTGCTGGTAGTGCCGCAGACGATCGGCGGCAGTGTGGTCGAGATGGTGACCAACGTGTGCGCGGCCGCGTTCCAGTCGCGGTTGCACTCGCTGCAAATTCCGGCCACGTTCGCGTATCTCTCGCAGGGCACGCATTCGTGGGGGCTGTTCGAGACGGAGTTACGGGAGTCCTGGCCGGTCATCGGCAGCGCGATCGGGGCGTGA